From one Rattus norvegicus strain BN/NHsdMcwi chromosome 7, GRCr8, whole genome shotgun sequence genomic stretch:
- the Plxnb2 gene encoding plexin-B2 isoform X1, with protein MAQPLWALTLLGLMGLGLSLRSRKPESFRSETELNHLVVDEASGVVYVGAVNALYQLSADLQVQQHVVTGPFLDNKKCTPPIEPSQCHEAMLTDNFNQLLLLDPPGKRLVECGSLFKGICALRAMSNISVRLFYEDGSGEKSFVASNDERVATVGLVSSTRPDGERVLFVGKGNGPHDNGIIVSTRLLDRSEGREAFEAYSDHTTFKAGYLSTNTQQFVAAFEDGRYVFFIFNQQDKHPAKNRTLLARMCKDDPSYYSYVEMDLLCKDPTEPQNSVFGTCLAASVATPGAGRALYAVFSRDGRSTGGPGAGLCMFPLEKVHEMMEANRNTCYAGTRESGRTNFYKPFHGDIQCGGHARGASESFPCGSEHLPYPLGSRDGLEATALLHRGGLNLTAVTVTAENGHTIAFLGTSDGRILKVYLAPDGTSSEYGSIPVDINKKIKGDLALSGNLSNLYAMTQDKVFRLPVQECLSYATCAQCRDSQDPYCGWCVIEGRCTRKSECSRAEEAGHWLWSREKSCVTITDAFPQNMSRRAQGEVRLSVSPLPTLAKEDELLCLFGESPPHSARVEDDAVICNSPSSIPSTPPGQDHVDVSIQLLFKHGNVFLTSHQYPFYDCREAMSLVENLPCISCASNRWTCQWDLQYYECREASPNPEDGIIRAHMEDNCPQFLAPNPLVIPMNHETEVTFQGKNLETVKVSSLYVGSDLLKFEETVTMHESDTFSFRTPKLSHDANETLPLHLYVKSFGKNIDSKLQVTLYNCSFGRSDCSLCLAADPAYRCVWCRGQNRCVYEALCSNVTSECPPPVITRIQPETGPLGGGILVTIHGSNLGVKADDVKKITVAGQDCAFEPRGYSVSTRIVCAIEASETPFTGGIEVDVNGKLGHSPPHVQFTYQQPQPLSVEPRQGPQAGGTTLTINGTYLDTGSKEDVRVTLNDVPCEVTKFGAQLQCVTGSQLAPGQVALEISYGGSRVPSPGISFTYCENPVLRAFEPLRSFVSGGRSINVTGQGFSLIQKFAMIVIAEPLRSWRRRREAGSLEPVTVMGTEYVFYNDTKVVFLSPAVPEEPEAYNLTALIQMDGHRALLRTEAGAFEYVADPTFENFTGGVKKQVNKLIHARGTNLNKAMTLEEAEAFVGAERCIMKTLTETDLYCEPPEVQPPPKRRQKRDTAHNLPEFIVKFGSREWVLGRVEYDTRASDVPLSLILPLVMVPMVFIIVVSIYCYWRKSQQAEREYEKIKSQLEGLEESVRDRCKKEFTDLMIEMEDQTNDVHEAGIPTLDYKTYTDRVFFLPSKDGDKDVMITGKLDIPESRRPIVEQALYQFSNLLNSKSFLINFIHTLENQREFSARAKVYFASLLTVALHGKLEYYTDIMRTLFLELMEQYVVAKNPKLMLRRSETVVERMLSNWMSICLYQYLKDSAGEPLYKLFKAIKHQVEKGPVDAVQKKAKYTLNDTGLLGDDVEYAPLTVSVIVQDEGIDAIPVKVLNCDTISQVKEKIIDQVYRTQPCSCWPKPDSVVLEWRPGSTAQILSDLDLTSQREGRWKRINTLMHYNVRDGATLILSKVGVSQQPEDSQQDLPGERHALLEEENRVWHLVRPTDEVDEGKSKRGSMKEKERTKAITEIYLTRLLSVKGTLQQFVDNFFQSVLAPGHAVPPAVKYFFDFLDEQAEKHDIRDEDTIHIWKTNSLPLRFWVNILKNPHFIFDVHVHEVVDASLSVIAQTFMDACTRTEHKLSRDSPSNKLLYAKEISTYKKMVEDYYKGIRQMVQVSDQDMNTHLAEISRAHTDSLNTLVALHQLYQYTQKYYDEIINALEEDPAAQKMQLAFRLQQIAAALENKVTDL; from the exons ACTTTAACCAGCTGCTGCTGCTCGACCCACCTGGGAAACGCCTGGTGGAGTGCGGCAGTCTTTTCAAGGGCATTTGCGCCCTGCGCGCCATGAGCAACATCTCTGTGCGCCTCTTCTATGAGGATGGCAGCGGTGAGAAGTCCTTTGTGGCCAGCAATGACGAGAGAGTGGCCACAGTAGGGCTGGTGAGCTCCACGCGCCCTGACGGTGAGCGAGTGCTGTTTGTGGGCAAAGGCAATGGGCCACACGACAATGGCATCATCGTGAGCACCCGCCTGCTGGACAGGTCTGAGGGCCGGGAGGCCTTTGAGGCCTACTCAGACCACACCACCTTCAAGGCTGGCTACCTGTCCACTAATACTCAGCAGTTTGTCGCAGCCTTTGAAGATGGCCGCTATGTCTTCTTTATCTTTAACCAGCAAGACAAGCACCCTGCTAAGAACCGCACCCTGCTGGCACGAATGTGCAAAGACGACCCCTCCTACTATTCCTATGTAGAGATGGATCTGCTGTGTAAAGATCCCACTGAACCACAAAACTCTGTCTTTGGTACCTGCCTAGCTGCTTCTGTAGCCACACCGGGTGCTGGCAGGGCACTCTATGCTGTGTTCAGCAGAGATGGCCGGAGCACTGGGGGGCCTGGAGCAGGCCTCTGTATGTTCCCACTAGAGAAAGTCCATGAAATGATGGAAGCCAACCGTAATACCTGCTACGCGGGTACCCGAGAGTCAGGCCGCACTAACTTCTACAAACCCTTCCACGGAGACATCCAGTGTGGTGGCCATGCTCGA GGTGCCAGCGAGAGCTTCCCGTGTGGCTCGGAGCATCTGCCCTATCCACTGGGCAGTCGTGATGGACTTGAAGCCACAGCCCTGCTGCACCGCGGGGGCCTGAATCTGACAGCAGTGACAGTAACTGCCGAGAATGGCCACACCATTGCCTTCCTGGGTACCTCAGATGGCCGGATCCTTAAG GTATACCTTGCTCCAGACGGCACTTCTTCAGAGTATGGCTCTATCCCGGTAGACATCAATAAGAAGATCAAGGGGGACCTGGCACTGTCTGGAAACCTGTCCAATCTGTATGCCATGACCCAGGACAAG GTGTTCCGGCTCCCGGTACAAGAATGTCTGAGCTATGCAACCTGTGCTCAGTGTCGTGACTCCCAAGATCCCTACTGTGGCTGGTGTGTCATCGAGGGACG ATGCACCAGGAAGTCCGAGTGCTCACGGGCCGAGGAAGCTGGACACTGGCTATGGAGCCGGGAGAAGTCCTGCGTGACCATCACTGATGCTTTTCCACAGAACATGAGCCGGCGGGCCCaaggagag GTACGACTATCTGTCAGCCCCCTACCCACTCTGGCTAAGGAGGATGAGTTGCTTTGCCTCTTCGGTGAATCGCCACCCCACTCTGCCCGGGTAGAGGATGATGCTGTCATCTGTAACTCACCAAGCAGCATCCCTAGCACCCCACCAGGCCAAG ACCACGTTGATGTGAGCATCCAGCTCCTCTTCAAACACGGCAATGTCTTCCTCACCTCCCACCAGTATCCCTTCTATGACTGCCGGGAGGCTATGAGCCTGGTGGAGAACCTGCC GTGCATCTCTTGTGCTAGCAACCGCTGGACTTGCCAATGGGACCTGCAGTACTACGAGTGTCGAGAGGCCTCGCCCAACCCAGAGGATGGAATCATACGTGCCCACATG GAGGACAACTGCCCCCAGTTCCTGGCCCCTAACCCTCTGGTCATCCCCATGAACCATGAGACAGAAGTGACCTTCCAGGGCAAGAACTTGGAGACTGTGAAG GTTTCTTCCCTGTATGTGGGCAGTGACCTGTTGAAGTTTGAAGAGACGGTGACAATGCATGAGTCAGACACCTTCTCTTTTAGGACCCCAAAG CTATCCCACGATGCTAATGAGACACTGCCTCTTCACCTATATGTTAAGTCCTTTGGCAAGAACATCGACAGCAAGCTACAAG TGACTCTCTACAACTGCTCCTTTGGCCGCAGCGACTGCAGCCTGTGTCTGGCCGCCGATCCTGCCTACAGGTGTGTGTGGTGCCGTGGGCAGAACAGGTGCGTGTATGAAGCCCTGTGCAGCAACGTCACTTCCGAATGTCCCCCACCGGTCATTACCAGG ATCCAGCCTGAGACCGGCCCGCTGGGTGGAGGCATTCTCGTCACTATCCATGGGTCCAATTTGGGTGTCAAGGCAGATGATGTCAAGAAGATCACTGTGGCTGGCCAGGACTGTGCTTTTGAACCAAGAGGATACTCTGTATCTACCCG GATTGTGTGTGCAATTGAGGCCTCGGAGACGCCCTTCACGGGAGGTATTGAGGTGGATGTTAATGGAAAACTTGGCCATTCACCGCCACATGTCCAGTTCACATATCAA CAACCCCAGCCTCTCAGTGTGGAGCCACGACAAGGGCCACAGGCAGGTGGCACCACATTGACCATCAATGGCACTTACCTGGACACAGGCTCCAAGGAGGATGTGCGGGTGACACTCAATGACGTCCCTTGTGAAGT GACGAAGTTTGGAGCACAGCTGCAATGTGTCACCGGTTCCCAGTTGGCTCCAGGCCAGGTGGCACTAGAAATCTCCTATGGGGGCTCCCGGGTGCCCAGTCCTGGTATCTCCTTCACCTACTGTGAGAACCCTGTGTTAAGAGCCTTTGAGCCACTGAGAAGCTTTGTCAG TGGTGGCCGGAGCATCAACGTTACTGGCCAGGGCTTCAGCCTCATCCAGAAGTTCGCCATGATTGTCATTGCTGAGCCCTTACGGTcctggcggcggcggcgggaggCTGGATCCCTGGAGCCCGTGACG GTCATGGGCACCGAGTACGTGTTCTACAATGACACCAAAGTTGTCTTCTTGTCTCCGGCTGTCCCTGAAGAACCTGAGGCTTACAACCTCACTGCGCTGATACAGATGGATGGTCATCGTGCCCTGCTCAGGACTGAAGCCGGCGCCTTCGAATACGTGGCAGACCCCACCTTTGAAAACTTCACGGGTGGGGTCAAAAAGCAGGTCAACAAGCTCATCCATGCCCGG GGAACCAATCTGAACAAGGCCATGACGCTGGAGGAGGCGGAAGCATTTGTGGGTGCTGAGCGTTGCATTATGAAGACGCTGACTGAGACCGACCTGTACTGCGAACCCCCAGAAGTTCAGCCCCCACCCAAGCGGCGGCAGAAGCGAGACACAGCACACAACCTCCCCGAGTTCATT GTGAAGTTTGGCTCTCGAGAGTGGGTGCTAGGCCGGGTGGAGTACGACACACGTGCGAGCGACGTGCCTCTCAGTCTCATcctgcctttggtcatggtgcccaTGGTGTTTATCATCGTGGTTTCCATCTACTGCTACTG GAGGAAGAGCCAGCAGGCAGAGCGGGAGTATGAGAAGATTAAATCCCAGTTGGAGGGCTTGGAGGAGAGCGTGCGTGATCGATGCAAGAAGGAATTCACAG ACCTGATGATCGAGATGGAGGACCAGACAAATGATGTGCACGAGGCGGGCATCCCCACGCTGGACTATAAGACCTACACTGACAGAGTCTTCTTCCTGCCATCCAAGGATGGTGACAAGGATGTCATGATCACCGGCAAGCTAGACATCCCTGAGTCACGGCGGCCCATTGTGGAGCAAGCCCTCTACCAGTTCTCCAACCTGCTCAACAGCAAGTCCTTCCTTATCAAT TTCATCCACACCCTAGAGAATCAGCGTGAGTTCTCAGCCCGTGCCAAGGTCTACTTTGCATCACTGCTGACTGTGGCTCTGCACGGGAAGCTGGAATACTATACAGACATCATGCGCACACTCTTCCTGGAGCTCATGGAGCAGTATGTGGTGGCCAAGAACCCCAAGCTAATGCTGCGCAG GTCTGAGACAGTGGTAGAGAGGATGCTGTCCAACTGGATGTCCATCTGTCTGTACCAGTACCTCAAG GATAGTGCAGGTGAGCCCCTATACAAGCTCTTCAAGGCCATCAAACACCAGGTGGAAAAGGGGCCCGTGGATGCTGTGCAGAAGAAGGCCAAGTACACCCTCAATGACACAGGGCTGCTTGGGGATGATGTTGAATATGCACCTCTG ACGGTGAGCGTGATCGTTCAGGATGAAGGGATTGATGCCATTCCAGTTAAGGTCCTCAACTGCGACACCATCTCTCAGGTCAAAGAGAAGATCATTGACCAGGTGTACCGTACTCAGCCCTGCTCCTGTTGGCCCAAGCCTGACAGTGTGGTGCTTG AATGGCGTCCTGGGTCCACGGCCCAGATTCTGTCTGACTTGGACCTTACCTCCCAGCGGGAAGGCCGGTGGAAACGGATCAACACCTTGATGCACTACAAT GTCCGGGATGGAGCCACCCTTATCCTGTCTAAGGTGGGAGTCTCCCAGCAGCCAGAAGACAGCCAACAGGACCTGCCTGGGGAAC GCCATGCTCTTCTAGAAGAGGAAAACCGTGTGTGGCACTTGGTGCGGCCAACAGATGAGGTAGACGAGGGCAAGTCCAAGCGGGGCAGCATGAAGGAGAAAGAGCGGACCAAGGCCATCACCGAGATCTACCTGACGCGGCTACTCTCCGTCAAG GGCACACTGCAGCAGTTTGTGGACAACTTCTTCCAGAGCGTGCTGGCCCCCGGGCACGCGGTACCACCCGCAGTCAAGTACTTCTTTGATTTCCTAGACGAGCAGGCAGAGAAGCATGACATCCGAGATGAGGATACCATCCACATCTGGAAAACCAACAG TTTACCACTTCGGTTCTGGGTGAACATCCTGAAGAACCCTCATTTCATCTTTGATGTCCACGTCCATGAAGTGGTGGATGCCTCCCTGTCGGTCATTGCGCAGACCTTCATGGACGCCTGCACTCGCACAGAGCACAAGCTGAGCCGA GACTCTCCCAGTAACAAGCTGTTGTATGCTAAAGAGATCTCTACCTACAAGAAGATGGTGGAGGA CTACTACAAGGGCATCCGACAGATGGTGCAGGTCAGCGACCAGGACATGAATACACACTTGGCGGAGATTTCCCGG GCTCACACGGACTCCCTGAACACACTTGTGGCACTACACCAGCTCTACCAATACACTCAAAAGTACTATGACGAG atcATCAATGCTTTGGAGGAAGACCCTGCAGCCCAAAAGATGCAGTTGGCCTTCCGCCTGCAGCAGATTGCCGCTGCGCTCGAGAATAAGGTTACAGACCTCTGA